The Scheffersomyces stipitis CBS 6054 chromosome 5, complete sequence genome contains the following window.
CAGGTCGGATTCTGTGACTTCGGTAGAGGAGAATTCCACTTGCAATTCCATGGGGAATAACGAGTCTTCGTCCTCAGAAGGAATTGTGAAAACAAACGAGCCCAGTGGATTTTCAATGGAAAGTCCTTcgatgttgaagatgacacCGAACTCGCTAATGTCGTAAGATACGTTTTCagcttccttcaagttaACATCTGGCGATGCTATTGGCACCAACACCTTTACGGTATCAAAAGACTCGTTGGAAGAAGCATGAGAATCCAAGAAGTCCGAGGACAACTCATATTCCAACGTGACTTCGGCAGTTCCAGCATTGTCAAAGTTGACCCAGGCAATGATGACAATTGGAATTAGCGACAAGTCGTCTTTCTTTCCTACAGCTCTCCATCTCAAGACACCAAGAGCGTGATCGTTGGCTGGAAAGGGTTTTGTCTTATCCTTCAAGCTGATAACTCCTTGGGACGTGAACAAGTTACGATCCACCTTGGGATGTGTGTTGTATTGGATTCCGGTGGACCTGTCTCCTgtttccaacaagatctttgaGTGGGCCAACTCTACGTTATTTATTCTTAACTGCAAGTCACCCTTTACTTCAGACGATACAGCAGCACCTTCACGTGACAACACTACAGAGACTTTCTCGTTGACGGTGATCAATATGCCGTTGTTTGGAACCTTGAGATTGGTTGGAACAGGAGAAGCGCTTTGTGAGATTGGAGGAGTAGCTTCAGCCAATTGAACTGGCTGTGGCCTTGTGTGGTGGAAAACAGGTTGTGATTGGGCAAGTAGCGGCTGGTGTGACTCCGTGGTTGGTCTGGTTGTCTTTTTGCCCAATTGCAAGCCGCCTCTGCCTGTCAATGGTTTGCTACTTAACGAGTGGGAATTGATGGTTGAAGTGTTAGTTTCAATAATAGGTGTAGGCTGGTACGTAGGCTGGTACGACTGTGTTGCCTGCGATGATTGGAACGAGTCATAACCTCCAGACGAGGCCAGTTGCGACAACTGCTCCAAGTTTCGCTTAGCCAACTCCTTTCTTTGGATCTCCTTGgcctttctctttctttcttcggTAGCCTCTAACTCCTTGTTACGCtcgatgatttcttgaatcttttcttcatgCGAGTCCATCTCCAAAAATGTTTGGATCTGACTCAAGGTGAGATTTTCCTTGAAGCCCAAGCTGATGATTTCGTCGAATGCATCTATGATCTCGAAAGCATGGTCAAACACTTCACGCTCGTCGACGtttctcaacaagttgCTTACGGTCGAGGCAAAAAGATGCAATGTGTCGATGTCTTGCAAGATGTTGGACGTCTTGTTGGTTATTAACACGATGTAGAACTCCTCCAAGGGTTGGTAGACGTATCTGACGCTGTCATCTTCTACGGTGGTGTGCTGACTCGACGAGTTGGAGATCAACGAGGGAAAGTTAGCCAAAAGTGCTGTGATTCTATCATTGCTTAATTCTCTAAACTGTCTTGACAATAATGCCTTACCCCCACGGGTGCATATGGAAGCAGCTAATACTACCATAGCTATAGGTTAACACTGATAGATTTTAAGACTGCAGTAGcttttttcaattttcaatttcaatcttATAAAGAATAGAGGATTGAAAGAGAATTGCTATTTGATAgaaatttttttgcaaaTTTCCAGACtcaattttcaatctgATTCACTTTTTCAgtttttcagattcaattttcacttttcagCTTGATCCAGATTTCTCAGAATTGTACAGTTTGCTGTTTCTATCTACAACTGAAATACAGACTGATACACAAACGGAATTGAGCTGTGTGACGTGTGGAGATCGGTTGGTCCTGATCGGTAGAAAGCTTAGCAGTGGAACTTCTAGCTATTGTTGACAGTAGAAAAATCGATATTCGTGTCAACAAAAATGCTGATCGAGCAGTCGTGTGCTCACCAAGTTTGATGGTCCACCACACGTCTGAAAGAATTTGGGTGCAAAGAGAGGAAGATGGTCCTTTTGTAGTTGATAGTGTTGTTGGTATGGAGTGGTTCGAAATGGTGGTTGGAATGAATGAAAATGTTATATCTGTACTTTCGTGTTTTTGGTAATAATTTTTTTGTGGCTATGTCGGTGTAATTGCAGTTTTCACAGAATATATCTGAAAATTGACTGAATTATTAGTGCGATTATAGAGAATTCTATTAGTTGACACTCTCTAAGCGCGGTGTATActggatttttcacttctatAGTGAAGCTCCTTTCATTCTATAGAGACATGTAGATATTGTACAATGAGACATATGTGAAACAGATAATGGCAATTATTAGTCAATACAATGCATCGGATCAAGAACATATCTACTTCTGATATCTAGAAtagttgcgaaaaataTACACATATATCAAATACTCTAGCTCTATATTCCTATCATGTTGCAACCTTAGATATATCTATATCAGATCTGTATCGACGGCCACTCCCTGAACCGATTAGAGCATTCTTGTACTTTAGATAGAATGTTTCACAGGTAGAGCAACTTAGGCTTATCAGTATTGCACTAGTACAAATCTTAGCTGTCTCGTATGACAGGTGGcagaagagaagacaaCAGTAACGTCAATCTAAAGCTTTCCCCATCTGAGCCTAAAAGCCCAGGCCGAAGTTTCCAGGACTTCTCCCTGTCAATTGTCTCTCCTCTCTTCTCCTCTTGTCTACAGTGCTTCCCCTCATAGTTCCTTATCTGACGTGGGATCACTAGCAGATCCTATATG
Protein-coding sequences here:
- a CDS encoding predicted protein, which translates into the protein MVVLAASICTRGGKALLSRQFRELSNDRITALLANFPSLISNSSSQHTTVEDDSVRYVYQPLEEFYIVLITNKTSNILQDIDTLHLFASTVSNLLRNVDEREVFDHAFEIIDAFDEIISLGFKENLTLSQIQTFLEMDSHEEKIQEIIERNKELEATEERKRKAKEIQRKELAKRNLEQLSQSASSGGYDSFQSSQATQSYQPTYQPTPIIETNTSTINSHSLSSKPLTGRGGLQLGKKTTRPTTESHQPLLAQSQPVFHHTRPQPVQLAEATPPISQSASPVPTNLKVPNNGILITVNEKVSVVLSREGAAVSSEVKGDLQLRINNVELAHSKILLETGDRSTGIQYNTHPKVDRNLFTSQGVISLKDKTKPFPANDHALGVLRWRAVGKKDDLSLIPIVIIAWVNFDNAGTAEVTLEYELSSDFLDSHASSNESFDTVKVLVPIASPDVNLKEAENVSYDISEFGVIFNIEGLSIENPSGSFVFTIPSEDEDSLFPMELQVEFSSTEVTESDSALGKIKVIDIVSNNDDETSLPFDLHYNLQSESYQVE